A genome region from Anopheles stephensi strain Indian chromosome 2, UCI_ANSTEP_V1.0, whole genome shotgun sequence includes the following:
- the LOC118504095 gene encoding ceramide phosphoethanolamine synthase, translated as MVGPSSQVSKILLSLLFLLVAFFAWMDVNLYIRIQDYPIRDTDPFLMAANSTLLKPVPGGSHASTVTSPILAPSSSMPLQLNKHIVRYEDVAWVNCDLNPLCDVTVKAMMLDHTNHYLFAPIATIVDNVAGFSKGDLVTPNMISFFHVFVAIAAGRMIASDSLGYRRIGVVLFQFRTFLDDLDGHVARAKKHIRGERSDIGSAGYYIDGICDGLGCIALMIGVFVFLKNNPPRRGYTQLQSIIPVSESKSSESGVIYKVKVTTKKVARKVLCYTGMLLLSSTGWNRYIAIYQDMLERENVTPAQYLHQESVFRSTGFFFIAWLWRIFNVHALLHFLLLSIFCDKLWEYLRMIQYTGYVALLLIISFAEMHLLGVQTFIYKSLTANNTSL; from the coding sequence ATGGTGGGTCCGAGCTCGCAGGTCAGCAAAATATTGCTGTCGCTGCTGTTTCTGCTGGTAGCGTTCTTCGCCTGGATGGATGTGAACCTGTACATCCGCATCCAGGACTACCCGATCCGGGACACCGATCCGTTCCTGATGGCCGCCAACAGTACGCTGCTGAAGCCCGTGCCAGGTGGTAGCCATGCAAGCACGGTCACATCGCCCATCCTCGCTCCATCGTCCTCGATGCCGCTACAGCTGAACAAACACATCGTGCGGTATGAAGATGTAGCCTGGGTAAACTGTGACCTTAATCCACTGTGTGACGTGACGGTGAAGGCGATGATGCTGGACCACACGAACCACTATCTGTTCGCACCGATCGCAACGATCGTCGATAATGTGGCCGGCTTTTCCAAGGGCGATCTCGTCACGCCCAACATGATCTCCTTTTTCCACGTGTTTGTGGCGATAGCGGCCGGCAGGATGATAGCGTCGGACTCGCTGGGATATCGGCGTATCGGTGTCGTTCTGTTCCAGTTCCGTACCTTCCTGGACGATCTGGACGGTCATGTAGCGCGCGCCAAGAAACACATCCGTGGCGAACGTTCGGATATCGGGTCCGCTGGGTACTACATCGACGGCATCTGTGACGGGCTCGGCTGCATAGCGCTGATgatcggtgtgtttgtgtttttgaaaaataatccACCCCGGCGCGGTTACACCCAGCTCCAATCCATCATCCCGGTGTCGGAATCGAAATCTTCCGAATCGGGTGTCATTTATAAGGTAAAGGTAACGACGAAGAAAGTCGCCCGGAAGGTGCTGTGCTACACCGGCATGCTGTTGCTCAGCTCGACGGGATGGAATCGATATATCGCCATCTATCAGGATATGCTCGAGCGGGAAAATGTGACGCCCGCCCAGTACCTGCACCAGGAGTCGGTGTTCCGGTCGACCGGGTTCTTCTTCATTGCCTGGCTGTGGCGTATCTTTAACGTGCACGCGTTGCTCCACTTTCTGCTGCTAAGCATCTTCTGTGATAAGCTGTGGGAGTACCTGCGGATGATCCAGTACACCGGGTACgtggcgctgctgctgatcaTCAGCTTTGCCGAGATGCATCTGCTCGGTGTGCAGACGTTTATCTACAAATCGCTCACCGCGAACAATACGTCCTTGTGA